A window of Halodesulfovibrio aestuarii DSM 17919 = ATCC 29578 contains these coding sequences:
- the fliJ gene encoding flagellar export protein FliJ: MAPFKFKLQQVLEYRTQLEDQAKLVLAEAQRKYGRQVRRVDGLREALANNQTLMSTTSDPAQTWIIRNFLQGVRQDISTAEHRLLTLAQELHSARQDLTEKSQEKKLLEKLKENQAKRHAHDEKIKEQLQLDETATLRFKAQAF; this comes from the coding sequence ATGGCACCATTTAAGTTCAAGTTACAGCAGGTGCTCGAATACCGGACGCAACTGGAAGATCAGGCCAAGCTTGTGTTGGCTGAAGCTCAACGCAAGTACGGAAGACAAGTTCGGCGTGTTGACGGGTTGCGGGAAGCACTAGCCAACAATCAAACGCTCATGAGTACTACGTCTGACCCTGCTCAAACATGGATTATCCGGAATTTTCTGCAAGGTGTGCGTCAAGATATTAGCACGGCAGAACATCGTCTGCTCACACTTGCACAGGAACTGCATTCTGCACGGCAAGATTTGACTGAGAAATCTCAGGAAAAGAAGCTACTGGAAAAACTAAAAGAAAACCAAGCAAAGCGGCACGCACATGATGAAAAGATCAAAGAACAACTCCAGCTCGACGAAACAGCAACACTCAGGTTCAAAGCTCAAGCTTTCTAA
- a CDS encoding MotE family protein translates to MMKRSKNNSSSTKQQHSGSKLKLSKICKLLGCAILFKLILVGSIVFDADTQIASILPSGTTEKAKTVAENTSLTLEERFAQVKESLPSSPATLTTTKAHAEEKEVPKKPAPAPKAVEDSMTRDLLKTKQVELNRREQELTRLQATIDGKLAKLQALEKRLQSMLNKAKETQDKKMKHLVDVYSNMKGKQAAQVLETLDEQISVKILAGMRGRKAGEILTFVRPDKAARLSEALTNMQLPFE, encoded by the coding sequence ATGATGAAAAGATCAAAGAACAACTCCAGCTCGACGAAACAGCAACACTCAGGTTCAAAGCTCAAGCTTTCTAAAATCTGCAAGCTTCTTGGTTGCGCAATTCTGTTTAAGCTCATTCTCGTAGGCTCTATTGTTTTCGATGCAGACACACAGATTGCTTCTATTTTGCCATCAGGCACTACAGAAAAAGCTAAGACTGTGGCAGAAAATACGTCCCTTACGCTTGAGGAACGCTTTGCACAGGTTAAAGAGAGCTTGCCATCATCTCCGGCAACGCTTACTACCACCAAAGCGCATGCAGAAGAAAAAGAAGTGCCTAAAAAACCTGCTCCGGCACCTAAGGCTGTTGAAGATTCCATGACCCGCGATCTACTCAAAACCAAACAGGTTGAACTGAATAGACGCGAACAGGAACTCACCAGACTTCAGGCCACCATCGACGGAAAGCTTGCAAAATTACAAGCTCTTGAAAAGCGTCTTCAGTCTATGCTCAACAAGGCGAAAGAGACTCAAGATAAAAAGATGAAGCACCTTGTAGACGTGTACTCCAACATGAAAGGAAAACAGGCTGCTCAAGTTCTTGAAACCCTCGATGAACAAATTTCTGTTAAAATTTTGGCTGGCATGCGCGGACGTAAAGCAGGTGAAATCCTGACATTTGTCAGACCGGACAAGGCTGCCCGCCTTTCCGAAGCGCTGACAAATATGCAGTTACCATTTGAGTAG
- the truA gene encoding tRNA pseudouridine(38-40) synthase TruA, translating into MPRIKITVAYIGTRYVGWQIQPPRVEHPQPTIQGEIEKILTAVTGTLIRVHGSGRTDSGVHADAQVAHFDLSEKWARVNWQKIFTTKLPHDIAVTSVETVDDEFHSRFSAKAKSYTYTLWLKNQYVLPTRYPFVWKTGPLDIAAMEAAASYLLGEHDFATYQNAGTEITNTVRTITRFSHSCPEYTQREQLPDELVWTVEASGFLKQMVRNLMGTIVACGRHKIAPESVPDILAAKDRTAAPATAPACGLSMHKVFY; encoded by the coding sequence ATGCCTCGCATAAAAATTACTGTGGCCTATATTGGCACCCGATACGTGGGCTGGCAAATTCAACCACCTCGAGTTGAACACCCGCAGCCCACAATTCAAGGCGAAATTGAAAAAATTCTGACCGCTGTCACTGGCACTCTTATTAGAGTGCATGGCAGCGGTCGCACTGATTCCGGCGTGCATGCAGACGCTCAGGTCGCGCATTTTGATCTTTCCGAGAAGTGGGCACGTGTAAACTGGCAAAAAATTTTTACAACTAAATTGCCACACGATATTGCTGTAACCAGTGTTGAGACTGTGGATGATGAATTCCACTCCCGATTCAGTGCAAAAGCTAAAAGCTACACATACACCCTATGGCTTAAAAACCAGTATGTACTGCCTACCCGCTACCCGTTCGTATGGAAAACAGGCCCGCTGGACATTGCGGCTATGGAAGCAGCTGCAAGCTATCTACTAGGTGAACACGACTTTGCAACCTACCAGAACGCCGGAACAGAAATTACGAACACAGTCCGAACTATTACCCGCTTCTCTCATAGCTGTCCTGAGTATACGCAACGTGAGCAACTGCCGGACGAGCTTGTCTGGACAGTTGAAGCATCCGGTTTTTTAAAGCAGATGGTGCGCAACCTTATGGGCACCATTGTGGCATGCGGAAGACACAAAATTGCGCCGGAATCCGTCCCCGACATTCTTGCTGCTAAAGACCGTACAGCTGCCCCGGCTACGGCTCCTGCATGCGGCCTCTCTATGCATAAAGTTTTTTATTAA
- the fliM gene encoding flagellar motor switch protein FliM → MNKILAQDEVDALLRGLSGGEIESESDIPEDETGIVAFDLANQDRIIRGRMPVLEIVNDRFSRLCTNALSNAVRKRVELNPISIDMTKFGDFMRSLPVPTSINIFKMEPLRGNAIIVVDSRLVFALVENFFGGAGSQPKIEGREFTRIEQAIVDRVIKIALDNMEESWRPVHEVNLELVRSEINPQFAAIVPPSDVVVVITFEVELESAIGSMVMCLPYATIEPIRSKLHASFQTERLEVDHAWVSRLKERLLETPVEMKIRFGESKITGNQLLRLKTGDVLLLDTDTDDLLEATIEGVKKFHGISGTVKSNKAFQIVKEEEPSYT, encoded by the coding sequence ATGAATAAGATCTTAGCACAAGACGAAGTAGATGCTCTGCTGCGGGGACTTTCCGGCGGCGAAATCGAAAGTGAATCGGACATTCCGGAAGATGAGACAGGCATAGTCGCATTTGACCTTGCTAACCAGGACAGAATCATCCGCGGACGTATGCCGGTTCTTGAGATTGTAAACGACCGTTTTTCCCGTCTTTGCACTAATGCATTGTCCAACGCAGTTCGTAAGCGCGTTGAACTGAACCCGATTTCGATTGATATGACGAAATTTGGTGATTTCATGCGTTCTTTGCCTGTCCCGACAAGTATCAATATTTTTAAAATGGAACCGCTGCGTGGTAATGCCATAATCGTTGTAGACTCCCGACTTGTCTTTGCGCTGGTAGAAAATTTCTTCGGCGGTGCGGGAAGTCAGCCAAAAATCGAAGGCCGTGAATTTACACGTATTGAGCAGGCAATTGTTGACCGCGTTATTAAAATTGCGTTGGACAACATGGAAGAGAGTTGGCGTCCTGTTCATGAGGTTAATCTGGAGCTTGTTCGTTCAGAGATTAACCCTCAGTTTGCGGCAATTGTACCGCCAAGCGACGTAGTGGTTGTAATTACCTTTGAAGTGGAGCTGGAAAGTGCTATCGGGTCGATGGTTATGTGTTTGCCTTACGCAACTATTGAACCGATTCGATCCAAGCTGCATGCAAGTTTTCAGACAGAGCGTCTGGAAGTTGACCATGCCTGGGTTTCACGTTTGAAAGAGCGCTTGCTGGAGACTCCTGTAGAGATGAAGATTCGTTTTGGTGAATCAAAGATTACAGGTAACCAGTTGCTTCGTCTTAAAACAGGGGACGTTCTCCTGTTGGATACAGACACTGATGATTTGCTTGAAGCAACAATAGAAGGCGTAAAAAAGTTCCACGGAATCAGTGGCACGGTAAAATCAAACAAAGCGTTCCAGATTGTCAAAGAAGAAGAGCCAAGCTACACGTAG
- a CDS encoding ASKHA domain-containing protein gives MQITIIDYTGRKKSLHVSQEEPHTLAQVIFTSGLVPAPPLCSGLGQCGKCRVRFVENAPSPVGPDTLIFKEHAIDAGWRLACRHEPQDGMVIEIPENTYVRHVEIAESSSKSLHLAIDLGTTSMHWALLDDKKRIAFGSEPNPQMGAGSEIMSRLSFAATESGKEILQDLIVCRIAELITELTEDSFGTVESISIAANPAMTYLLLGLDTSGIATAPYNLTYKGGSIEKIGDLPPAYIAPLVAPFVGGDLTAGLVAILQKEPEYPFILADMGTNGEFILALSPDNYLVTSVALGPALEGVGLHYGAAAAKGVATSYKLTPQGLVPSVIDATYADGISGTGYLALIHALLKVNFISSDGLFIEKQTHGLGVRLADRLEIRHGIQHLALPDNMFLSAEDIEEFLKVKAAFTLAFTRIIETADISAAQLKKIYLAGALGEHAAVQDLEGLGFIPAGMGSRVEAVNNTSLQGAELMLIDPTLRSMAESLTANCEAIDLTTDPDFTQTFMRHMRFTFI, from the coding sequence ATGCAGATTACCATCATTGATTACACCGGTCGGAAAAAGTCCCTTCACGTTTCTCAGGAAGAGCCACATACTTTGGCTCAGGTTATTTTTACCAGCGGACTTGTTCCTGCCCCACCTCTCTGCTCAGGGTTGGGTCAGTGCGGAAAATGCAGAGTACGCTTCGTAGAAAATGCACCATCACCTGTTGGACCTGATACTCTTATCTTTAAAGAACATGCTATTGACGCAGGCTGGCGTCTGGCATGCAGACATGAACCTCAAGACGGTATGGTCATTGAGATTCCTGAAAACACCTACGTCAGGCATGTCGAAATTGCGGAATCCAGTAGCAAGTCATTACACCTTGCTATAGATCTTGGAACCACCAGTATGCACTGGGCCTTGCTTGATGACAAAAAAAGGATTGCATTCGGTTCTGAACCTAACCCTCAGATGGGTGCCGGTTCAGAAATTATGTCACGCCTTAGCTTTGCCGCAACAGAATCCGGTAAAGAAATTTTACAAGATCTTATTGTCTGCAGAATTGCAGAACTTATTACCGAGCTTACTGAAGACTCATTTGGTACTGTAGAATCTATTTCTATCGCTGCAAACCCGGCAATGACGTACCTGCTTCTCGGTCTTGATACTTCAGGTATTGCAACCGCTCCGTACAACCTTACCTACAAGGGTGGAAGCATAGAAAAGATTGGCGACCTGCCTCCGGCATATATTGCACCGTTGGTGGCACCGTTTGTCGGAGGAGATCTGACAGCAGGGCTCGTTGCAATATTGCAAAAAGAACCAGAATACCCCTTCATCCTTGCAGACATGGGCACTAATGGTGAATTCATCCTTGCCCTTAGTCCGGATAATTATCTTGTTACCAGCGTTGCCCTCGGCCCGGCACTGGAAGGCGTCGGTCTGCACTATGGGGCAGCAGCAGCCAAAGGTGTAGCCACTTCATATAAACTAACACCTCAAGGTCTTGTACCATCTGTTATCGATGCTACCTATGCAGACGGCATCAGCGGGACAGGCTACCTTGCTTTAATCCACGCATTACTAAAAGTTAATTTTATTTCCAGCGACGGTCTGTTTATCGAAAAGCAGACCCATGGACTTGGTGTGCGCCTGGCTGACCGTCTGGAAATCCGTCATGGCATTCAGCACTTGGCGTTACCGGACAATATGTTCCTCTCCGCGGAAGATATTGAAGAATTCCTCAAGGTAAAGGCAGCATTCACGTTAGCATTTACCCGTATTATAGAAACAGCAGATATTTCTGCAGCACAATTAAAAAAGATATATCTTGCCGGTGCTCTTGGAGAGCACGCCGCAGTGCAGGATCTCGAAGGATTAGGATTCATTCCGGCTGGAATGGGCTCCAGAGTGGAAGCTGTAAACAACACCTCCTTGCAGGGAGCTGAACTGATGCTTATTGACCCCACCCTACGCAGCATGGCAGAAAGCCTGACCGCAAACTGTGAAGCCATTGATCTCACAACAGACCCCGACTTCACGCAAACATTTATGCGCCACATGCGCTTTACATTTATATGA
- a CDS encoding small ribosomal subunit Rsm22 family protein has translation MSTVLLFPTAKIRSVLDGYEKVLNKAMPIKAAHKRDLPYAVADLSRMLTNERGGMRANYWSTPRTLSAYLRFFLPWNLYRLSWLLPQLHIPLKNGDTILDLGSGPLTFVQALWLSRPDLRNKDLTFICTDVAKKPMEHGRRIFEAMAGVEPGKGPWKIKLVRETLEKSLRNNYGKMALVAGANVLNELSANRGQTMEDRFLDLANNMAGACKEDGSILFVEPGTRLGGKIIGLTREGLLETGYLPQAPCPHEMECPMLDRSATSWCHFNMTADHAPMWLRDLTQRARMNRKNVSLSFLLASKANPEYGENVRVLSDPVLIPGRKQKARYACSNKGIALLHEAESFESGSLVDVEWQDKPLRDAKSGALEVFPRR, from the coding sequence ATGAGCACAGTTCTTTTATTCCCAACAGCAAAAATCCGTAGCGTCTTAGACGGCTACGAAAAAGTATTGAACAAAGCCATGCCTATCAAGGCGGCTCACAAACGCGATCTGCCGTACGCTGTAGCAGATCTTTCCCGTATGCTGACAAACGAACGCGGTGGTATGCGTGCCAACTACTGGTCCACCCCGCGTACTCTTTCTGCATATCTTCGTTTTTTCCTTCCATGGAACCTGTACAGACTGTCATGGCTGCTGCCACAGCTGCACATTCCATTGAAGAACGGTGACACAATATTAGATTTAGGCTCCGGCCCGCTCACTTTTGTGCAGGCATTGTGGCTTAGCCGCCCTGACCTGCGCAACAAGGACCTCACATTCATATGCACCGACGTGGCAAAAAAACCTATGGAACACGGACGTCGCATTTTTGAAGCAATGGCAGGTGTTGAACCGGGCAAAGGGCCTTGGAAAATCAAATTAGTCCGTGAAACGCTGGAAAAAAGTTTACGCAACAATTATGGCAAAATGGCACTAGTTGCCGGTGCCAACGTATTGAATGAACTTTCCGCTAACCGTGGGCAAACCATGGAAGACCGCTTCCTCGACCTCGCGAACAACATGGCTGGTGCCTGTAAAGAAGACGGTTCAATCCTGTTTGTTGAACCGGGCACTCGCCTCGGCGGAAAAATTATAGGACTTACCCGTGAAGGTCTTCTTGAAACAGGCTACCTGCCGCAGGCTCCGTGTCCTCATGAAATGGAATGTCCAATGCTTGACCGTAGCGCAACAAGCTGGTGTCACTTCAACATGACAGCAGACCATGCGCCAATGTGGCTCCGCGACCTTACCCAGCGAGCCCGTATGAACCGTAAAAACGTAAGCCTCAGCTTCCTTCTGGCAAGCAAGGCTAATCCTGAATACGGAGAAAATGTACGCGTGCTTTCTGACCCAGTCCTCATTCCGGGAAGAAAACAGAAGGCGCGTTACGCCTGTTCTAACAAAGGTATTGCTTTGCTACACGAAGCTGAGAGCTTCGAAAGCGGCAGCCTTGTCGATGTTGAGTGGCAGGACAAGCCACTTCGAGATGCAAAATCTGGCGCTTTGGAAGTTTTTCCACGTCGTTAA
- the lipB gene encoding lipoyl(octanoyl) transferase LipB, giving the protein MRVVDLGLISYADAEKIQKETLAEVVEGAEETLFILEHPPVITLGRNGGRENLHVSDEFLQQQNIELAQSSRGGNITCHFPGQLVAYPIFRVAKKPGGMRGLFTDLEEVVIRTCSHYGLKTTRQEGRPGVWIENRKICSIGIAMRKWTSYHGLAFNVLNDVDLFSLITLCGLADAEPTSLEKELGRNDIDMQEVKHVLTETFRTVFADSALAQG; this is encoded by the coding sequence ATGCGCGTTGTTGATTTAGGACTCATTTCCTATGCAGATGCTGAAAAGATTCAAAAGGAAACTCTGGCAGAAGTTGTTGAAGGAGCAGAAGAAACACTTTTTATCCTTGAACATCCGCCAGTGATTACACTTGGCCGTAACGGCGGCAGAGAAAATCTGCATGTCAGCGATGAGTTTCTTCAACAACAAAACATTGAGCTTGCCCAATCCTCGCGAGGCGGCAATATTACCTGCCATTTCCCCGGTCAGCTGGTCGCGTATCCAATCTTTCGCGTTGCTAAAAAACCGGGTGGAATGCGCGGGCTCTTTACAGACCTTGAAGAGGTCGTCATACGTACCTGTTCTCATTACGGATTGAAAACCACCAGGCAGGAAGGCAGACCCGGTGTATGGATCGAGAACAGAAAAATTTGTTCCATCGGCATTGCGATGCGTAAATGGACAAGCTACCACGGACTTGCATTCAACGTTTTAAACGACGTCGATTTATTTTCTTTAATCACTCTTTGCGGCCTTGCAGATGCAGAACCTACTTCGCTCGAAAAGGAACTTGGCCGCAATGACATAGACATGCAGGAAGTGAAACATGTGCTCACAGAAACGTTCAGAACCGTATTTGCGGATTCCGCCTTGGCTCAGGGTTAA
- the lipA gene encoding lipoyl synthase, with amino-acid sequence MCSQKRSEPYLRIPPWLRVKIPCNKTYTATTELVKDLNLNTVCQSAKCPNMFECFTAHTATFLIMGKTCTRNCAFCNISNDPVEKLDADEPARVAEAAKRLGLKHVVITSVTRDDLIDGGAEHFAKTIRAVRETVADCSIEVLIPDFQGSGASLKMVIDAQPDIINHNVETPPMHYDTIRPQADYEQSLTLLKRVKEAGCRSKSGLMVGLGETDEEVRGVIDNLAAIDCDIVTIGQYMRPSRLHPEVKRYVHPEVFEEYAEYGKSKGIKHMFSAPLVRSSYNAAMFAEEQKTEECTSPN; translated from the coding sequence ATGTGCTCACAGAAACGTTCAGAACCGTATTTGCGGATTCCGCCTTGGCTCAGGGTTAAGATACCTTGTAATAAAACATACACAGCAACAACAGAGCTGGTAAAAGACCTCAATCTTAATACGGTATGCCAAAGTGCCAAGTGTCCGAACATGTTCGAGTGCTTCACGGCGCATACGGCAACGTTTTTGATTATGGGCAAAACATGCACCCGTAACTGTGCATTTTGTAATATCAGCAACGACCCTGTTGAAAAACTTGATGCCGATGAACCGGCTCGAGTGGCTGAAGCCGCAAAACGTCTCGGGCTGAAGCATGTGGTTATCACTTCTGTAACCCGCGACGACTTAATCGACGGCGGTGCAGAACACTTTGCCAAAACAATCCGTGCGGTTCGAGAAACTGTCGCGGATTGCAGCATAGAAGTACTTATCCCTGATTTTCAAGGAAGCGGAGCTTCACTCAAAATGGTTATTGATGCCCAACCGGATATCATCAACCACAATGTAGAAACTCCGCCTATGCATTACGACACTATTCGTCCACAAGCGGACTACGAGCAAAGCTTAACGCTGCTTAAACGAGTTAAGGAAGCAGGCTGCCGCTCCAAATCCGGCCTCATGGTAGGACTTGGCGAAACGGATGAAGAAGTACGTGGGGTTATCGACAACCTCGCAGCAATTGATTGTGACATCGTGACCATTGGACAGTATATGCGCCCTTCCCGTCTGCATCCGGAAGTCAAGCGCTACGTACATCCTGAGGTATTTGAAGAATACGCAGAATACGGCAAAAGCAAAGGCATTAAACACATGTTCAGCGCCCCTCTTGTCCGCTCTTCATACAACGCGGCAATGTTTGCCGAAGAACAGAAAACAGAAGAATGTACCTCACCTAATTAA
- a CDS encoding glycerate kinase type-2 family protein, whose amino-acid sequence MNAHPKDMLHEILGAALTAVAPDKAVKKFVSLDGEALLIDDVTYYLNTFENIYVVGAGKGAAPMAAQLEEILGDRITDGVICVKYGHTVPLRIIRTIEGAHPVPDANGERGARAILDLVTKTGKKDLILCCITGGASALTPALVEGISLDEGKKATQLLLECGATINEINAIRKHMSIFGSGNLARAAYPAQLAALIISDVVGDNLDVIASGPTSPDNSTFKDCMDIFERYKLIDKVHVNILAHMKKGAEGTIYETPKAGDPVFDSVQNLLVATNEQALHAAAAKAKDLGYTPRIITSKMTGEARTVAKDIAKQAKKAAGAKKEKLCLLSGGETTVTLTGKGLGGRNQEMALAAAVALDGCPNIAMLCAGTDGSDGPTDAAGGFALPDSLTRAKECQVCPKIYLADNDSYNYLKSTGDLLQTGPTLTNVMDICITLVQHGPF is encoded by the coding sequence ATGAATGCACATCCCAAAGACATGTTACACGAAATACTCGGCGCAGCACTTACAGCAGTCGCGCCAGACAAAGCCGTCAAAAAATTTGTATCCCTTGATGGGGAAGCATTACTCATTGACGACGTAACCTATTACCTCAATACATTTGAGAATATTTATGTTGTCGGAGCCGGTAAAGGAGCAGCCCCTATGGCAGCCCAACTGGAAGAAATACTCGGCGACAGAATTACCGATGGCGTTATCTGTGTAAAATACGGTCATACAGTTCCGCTCCGTATTATCCGTACCATTGAAGGGGCTCACCCTGTTCCCGATGCAAACGGAGAACGCGGCGCTCGGGCAATCCTTGATCTAGTTACAAAAACCGGAAAAAAAGACCTTATACTTTGCTGCATTACAGGTGGAGCAAGTGCTCTTACACCTGCACTGGTAGAGGGGATATCTTTAGACGAAGGCAAGAAGGCTACACAACTGCTTCTGGAATGTGGCGCGACAATTAATGAAATCAATGCAATACGCAAACACATGTCTATATTCGGAAGCGGCAACCTCGCGCGTGCTGCATATCCTGCCCAGCTTGCAGCATTAATCATTTCAGATGTTGTCGGCGACAATTTAGACGTCATAGCCTCCGGCCCCACATCTCCTGACAACTCTACCTTCAAAGACTGTATGGATATTTTTGAACGCTACAAGCTGATCGACAAAGTACATGTCAACATATTGGCGCACATGAAAAAAGGCGCGGAAGGAACTATCTACGAAACCCCTAAAGCCGGTGATCCTGTATTTGATTCCGTACAGAACCTTCTTGTTGCAACCAATGAGCAAGCACTGCATGCCGCCGCAGCAAAAGCTAAAGACCTTGGCTATACTCCACGCATTATTACTTCAAAAATGACAGGAGAAGCACGGACTGTGGCAAAAGACATCGCTAAGCAGGCAAAAAAAGCTGCTGGAGCTAAAAAAGAAAAGCTCTGTTTGCTATCCGGCGGCGAAACCACGGTTACACTGACAGGAAAAGGACTCGGCGGGAGAAATCAAGAGATGGCTCTGGCAGCAGCAGTCGCCCTTGACGGATGCCCTAATATTGCCATGCTGTGTGCTGGAACAGACGGTTCTGACGGCCCAACCGATGCAGCAGGTGGATTTGCGCTTCCAGACTCGCTAACACGCGCAAAAGAATGCCAAGTATGTCCGAAAATTTATCTGGCCGATAACGACTCTTACAATTATCTAAAAAGTACCGGCGATCTTTTGCAAACCGGCCCGACGTTAACCAACGTCATGGATATCTGCATTACGTTAGTCCAACACGGCCCCTTTTAA
- a CDS encoding HU family DNA-binding protein, whose amino-acid sequence MTKAEFVEKLFTKANLASKSQAETVLESTIDTITEALMDGDSVVFTGFGSFKVVERAARKGRNPRTGDEIEIAATKVVKFTPGKTLKEVVK is encoded by the coding sequence ATGACAAAAGCTGAATTTGTAGAAAAGCTTTTTACTAAAGCTAACCTTGCTTCTAAATCTCAGGCTGAAACTGTACTCGAATCTACTATTGATACTATCACTGAAGCACTCATGGATGGCGATTCTGTAGTATTCACCGGCTTCGGTAGCTTCAAAGTTGTTGAGCGTGCAGCACGTAAAGGCCGCAACCCTCGCACTGGTGATGAAATTGAGATTGCAGCAACTAAAGTTGTTAAGTTTACTCCAGGTAAGACCCTCAAAGAAGTTGTAAAATAA
- a CDS encoding AraC family transcriptional regulator: MEVVIERLPDIRVAAVRGIGPYTSSVPQTWSQLSLWIAKNNLLSQNSIFFGLRHDSTTTSKNQLRYDAAVSISEEIDSSGIAREIYISGGEFAMYTHQGSYSTLDDAWHKLYWEWLPSSGRTPADHPNIEIYLTDTTFSADTEILTRLLLPLQPI, translated from the coding sequence ATGGAAGTTGTTATTGAAAGGCTACCCGACATCCGTGTAGCAGCCGTTCGAGGAATTGGCCCTTACACCAGTTCTGTCCCACAAACGTGGAGTCAGCTTTCCCTGTGGATTGCCAAAAACAACTTGCTGTCACAAAATTCAATATTCTTTGGGTTGCGCCACGACTCCACAACCACATCAAAAAATCAACTACGATACGACGCAGCTGTAAGCATTTCTGAAGAAATCGATTCCTCCGGCATAGCCAGAGAAATTTACATCTCCGGTGGCGAATTCGCCATGTACACCCATCAAGGCTCATACAGTACTCTGGATGATGCATGGCACAAGCTGTATTGGGAATGGCTCCCTTCCAGCGGCAGAACGCCTGCCGACCACCCAAACATTGAAATCTATCTAACTGATACGACCTTTTCTGCCGATACAGAAATATTAACAAGGCTATTACTGCCACTTCAGCCCATTTAA
- a CDS encoding tetratricopeptide repeat protein has translation MLKFSPLTATFALVSLCICTSFPAYATPEPLEPVPFSHTVKIAYGYSLTEQAATVIAEAFALHGAFTRASQWIEHRQQIARGSETTPALAAKEETIAANQLYKFHRSKIFRSKDIDGNYINVEVTISPIEQFDEKHLLALKPTSRAKIFEAIFMAEESYLQEFSTKTFNDKQHTFLLSLNANSKFFFDNIANRLRALKAYRKLVPEYTQGTWKNPKQKLKEVSLLLNSAPEEPILLHAKGSILFQLKNTIEAIRYFNDAIDLEPNLVVALHDRGTAYVRANLPDMALVDYDKAILLSPNNPHLYISHGSADLVLKDYESMCKNYRKGCSLGLCNELNWGIARGMCKK, from the coding sequence ATGTTGAAATTTAGCCCCCTTACTGCCACATTTGCTCTCGTAAGCCTGTGCATCTGCACATCCTTTCCAGCATATGCAACACCTGAGCCTCTTGAGCCGGTGCCCTTTTCACACACAGTAAAAATTGCCTATGGCTACTCGCTTACTGAGCAAGCAGCCACAGTTATAGCAGAAGCATTTGCCCTGCACGGAGCGTTCACTCGTGCATCACAATGGATCGAACACCGTCAGCAAATTGCTCGGGGATCTGAAACCACACCAGCGCTTGCAGCAAAAGAAGAAACCATTGCAGCTAATCAGCTTTACAAATTTCATCGATCAAAGATCTTCCGCTCCAAAGACATTGACGGCAACTACATTAACGTTGAAGTAACAATCTCCCCGATTGAACAATTCGATGAAAAGCACCTTCTTGCACTAAAACCGACAAGCCGCGCCAAAATCTTTGAAGCTATTTTCATGGCCGAAGAAAGCTACCTGCAAGAATTTTCAACCAAAACCTTTAACGACAAACAGCACACGTTCCTGCTTAGCCTTAACGCTAACTCGAAGTTCTTTTTCGACAATATCGCAAACAGACTGCGAGCTCTCAAAGCATACAGAAAGCTTGTGCCTGAATACACTCAAGGCACTTGGAAGAACCCCAAACAGAAGCTCAAAGAAGTTAGTCTGCTCCTGAATTCCGCTCCAGAAGAGCCTATTTTGCTACATGCGAAAGGGAGCATACTGTTTCAGTTAAAAAATACCATTGAAGCTATCCGTTACTTCAATGATGCCATCGACCTAGAGCCCAACCTTGTAGTAGCTCTGCACGACAGAGGCACAGCCTATGTTCGGGCAAATCTCCCTGACATGGCACTCGTAGATTATGACAAGGCTATATTGCTTTCACCTAATAACCCGCACCTGTATATCTCGCATGGCTCGGCAGATCTTGTACTTAAAGACTACGAATCAATGTGCAAAAACTACCGTAAAGGCTGCAGTCTAGGGCTTTGCAACGAACTCAACTGGGGGATCGCCCGCGGCATGTGTAAGAAATAA